In Desulfobacterales bacterium, a single genomic region encodes these proteins:
- the nspC gene encoding carboxynorspermidine decarboxylase, translating into MQKTENIDLKRVPTPCYLVDEVALENNLKILSHVQQSAGCKILMALKGFAMWHFAPMIGKYLSGTSASSVDEARLSHEKFSGEVHVCAPGYSDAHFEQIVHYADHIVFNSFSQWKRLKPMVKKAPGHIECGIRINPEYSEVAVPIYNPCYRQSRLGVTLPQFQEQDLDGISGLHFHCLCEQDAGVLQRTLSAAEKRFAPWFSRMKWINFGGGHHITRPDYDVQALCELITGFKRRYGTEVYLEPGEAIALNTGVLVSSVLDIVENDISIAILDTSAATHMPDVLEMPYRPEIAGADEPGRLAYTYRLGGPSCLAGDIIGDYSFSEPLTVGSKLIFLDMAHYTMVKNNTFNGIRLPSIGVFNPETGDVTIIREFGYEDYKNRLS; encoded by the coding sequence ATGCAGAAAACTGAAAATATTGATCTCAAAAGAGTACCGACTCCCTGTTATCTGGTAGATGAAGTTGCACTTGAAAACAATCTGAAGATTCTGTCCCATGTTCAACAATCAGCCGGCTGCAAAATCCTGATGGCGCTGAAAGGCTTTGCCATGTGGCATTTTGCGCCGATGATCGGCAAATACCTGAGCGGAACCAGCGCCAGTTCGGTGGATGAGGCCCGGCTCTCCCATGAAAAATTTTCAGGCGAGGTGCACGTCTGCGCCCCGGGCTACAGCGATGCACATTTTGAACAAATCGTTCACTATGCCGACCATATTGTATTTAATTCCTTTTCCCAGTGGAAACGTCTGAAACCGATGGTCAAAAAAGCACCCGGGCATATCGAATGCGGTATCCGTATCAATCCGGAATATTCCGAGGTGGCAGTTCCCATCTACAACCCCTGCTACCGGCAGTCCCGGCTGGGGGTCACCCTGCCTCAGTTTCAGGAGCAGGACCTTGATGGCATATCCGGGCTCCACTTTCATTGTTTGTGCGAGCAGGATGCCGGGGTCCTGCAACGGACCCTGTCGGCAGCCGAAAAGCGGTTTGCCCCCTGGTTTTCCCGGATGAAATGGATCAATTTCGGTGGCGGCCATCACATCACCCGTCCGGATTACGATGTTCAGGCCCTCTGCGAACTGATTACCGGCTTCAAGCGCCGGTACGGGACAGAGGTTTATCTCGAACCCGGGGAGGCCATTGCGCTGAATACGGGCGTGCTGGTATCTTCTGTACTGGATATCGTTGAAAATGACATCTCCATTGCCATTCTGGACACGTCGGCAGCCACCCATATGCCCGACGTGCTGGAAATGCCCTACCGGCCTGAGATCGCAGGCGCCGATGAACCCGGCCGCCTCGCATATACCTACCGGCTCGGCGGCCCGAGCTGCCTGGCCGGAGACATTATCGGGGATTACTCGTTTTCAGAGCCGCTCACCGTGGGTTCGAAACTGATTTTCCTGGATATGGCCCACTATACCATGGTGAAAAACAACACCTTTAACGGCATCCGCCTGCCGTCCATCGGGGTGTTCAACCCGGAAACGGGCGATGTCACCATTATCCGGGAATTTGGTTATGAAGACTATAAAAACCGCCTGTCATAA
- a CDS encoding cytochrome c biogenesis protein CcdA → MLDTVFLTVNEWMSAGSAVAALGCFLWGLISVLFSPCHMASIPLIIAYVGGQKQLLKPAQAGVYSVVFTLGLFITIAVIGLVCALLGRMLGDVGTYWQIPVGLVLIWVSFGMLGAARCSMWGGLPARLNIKGRSGAFVLGLAYGILSGSCTFGFIAPILALITIQESMSTGLMMILLFAMGHCLPIVLAGSFMAAIRNILENSAWQGAGQWCRRGAGVFVFVLGMYFVLKPFLAA, encoded by the coding sequence ATGCTTGATACCGTGTTTCTTACCGTCAACGAATGGATGTCTGCCGGCAGTGCCGTTGCCGCGCTGGGCTGTTTTTTGTGGGGGCTGATCAGTGTTCTGTTCAGCCCCTGTCATATGGCGTCCATTCCACTGATCATCGCCTATGTCGGCGGCCAGAAGCAGCTGCTGAAACCGGCCCAGGCCGGGGTTTATTCCGTGGTATTCACGCTGGGTCTGTTTATCACGATTGCAGTCATCGGCCTGGTATGTGCCCTGCTGGGGCGAATGCTGGGAGATGTTGGCACGTATTGGCAGATTCCTGTGGGGCTGGTTCTGATCTGGGTTTCCTTTGGGATGCTGGGGGCAGCCAGATGTTCGATGTGGGGTGGACTGCCGGCCAGACTTAATATTAAAGGCAGATCCGGGGCCTTTGTGCTGGGACTGGCTTATGGAATCCTGTCCGGTTCCTGTACCTTTGGCTTTATTGCCCCCATTCTTGCGCTGATTACCATTCAGGAAAGCATGTCAACCGGGCTGATGATGATTCTGCTCTTTGCCATGGGGCACTGCCTGCCCATCGTGCTTGCCGGCAGTTTTATGGCAGCCATCCGAAATATTCTGGAAAACAGCGCATGGCAGGGCGCCGGACAGTGGTGCCGAAGGGGTG
- a CDS encoding thioredoxin family protein, translated as MHKLNSLWKILVAGAVMGVMAAAAPASAESFKDVPVKGMVTMVDLGAKTCIPCKMMEPVLEKVKKDFQGKAAVIFIDVRMYEEQIKRFEIRAIPTQVFYDAKGEEVFRHLGFFSEKDIVNQFEKMGVR; from the coding sequence ATGCATAAGTTGAACTCGTTGTGGAAAATTCTGGTGGCGGGTGCCGTAATGGGCGTGATGGCAGCAGCGGCTCCGGCATCGGCGGAGAGCTTTAAGGACGTTCCGGTCAAGGGCATGGTTACTATGGTGGATCTGGGTGCCAAAACCTGTATTCCCTGTAAGATGATGGAGCCGGTGCTTGAAAAAGTAAAAAAAGACTTCCAGGGAAAAGCCGCTGTCATATTTATTGATGTCCGCATGTATGAGGAACAGATCAAACGGTTCGAAATCCGGGCCATTCCCACTCAGGTCTTTTATGATGCAAAGGGGGAGGAAGTGTTCCGTCATCTTGGCTTTTTCAGTGAAAAGGACATCGTGAATCAGTTTGAAAAAATGGGTGTCCGATAG
- a CDS encoding thioredoxin family protein has translation MEIKVLGPGCAKCKKAEALVKEVISETGIAADVQKVTDLMEIAGYGVFATPAVVVDGEVKCSGKVPKKEEIKKWLTK, from the coding sequence ATGGAAATTAAAGTATTGGGACCGGGTTGTGCAAAATGCAAAAAGGCTGAAGCGCTTGTGAAGGAAGTTATCAGTGAAACCGGAATTGCTGCCGATGTACAGAAGGTTACGGATTTGATGGAAATCGCCGGTTACGGCGTATTTGCCACGCCGGCGGTGGTCGTTGACGGTGAAGTGAAATGCTCTGGCAAGGTGCCTAAAAAAGAAGAAATAAAAAAATGGCTTACAAAATAA
- a CDS encoding permease, producing MYVLAAVAGVVLWWLVYGKLRWLAALLTYSLFRIPAGTSLGSSVEFFLYDTPKVMMLLLIVVYGVGIIRSFFTPERTRDMLSGKSELFGNVLAALLGIVTPFCSCSAVPLFIGFVTAGVPLGVTFSFLISAPMVNEIALALLYGLLGWKVAALYLVTGLLIAIISGWVIGRLHMEKHIEDWVMQIRAGAASGQDETLTWHDRFVYGWDAVKDIIGRVWKYVIIGIAVGAGIHGFVPEGLMASIMGKGDWWSVPLATIVGVPMYSNAAGIIPVVEALLGKGAALGTVLAFMMSVIALSLPEMIILRKVLKPRMIQVFVGVVGGGILLVGYLFNMII from the coding sequence ATGTATGTGCTGGCGGCTGTTGCGGGGGTAGTCCTGTGGTGGCTCGTTTACGGCAAACTCCGCTGGCTGGCTGCGCTGTTAACGTACTCCCTGTTTCGGATACCCGCGGGAACGTCCCTGGGCTCATCGGTTGAGTTTTTTCTGTATGATACGCCCAAGGTGATGATGCTCCTGCTGATAGTTGTTTACGGTGTCGGTATTATCCGGAGTTTTTTCACACCGGAGCGTACACGGGATATGCTATCCGGAAAAAGTGAGCTGTTCGGAAATGTTCTTGCCGCGTTGCTGGGGATTGTGACGCCGTTTTGCTCGTGTTCGGCCGTTCCCCTGTTTATCGGTTTTGTGACCGCCGGGGTGCCGCTGGGCGTTACCTTCTCGTTTCTGATTTCAGCGCCCATGGTCAATGAAATCGCTCTGGCTCTGCTGTACGGGCTGCTCGGATGGAAAGTGGCTGCCCTGTATCTGGTAACCGGACTGCTCATAGCGATTATCTCCGGATGGGTCATCGGCCGCCTTCATATGGAAAAGCATATCGAGGACTGGGTGATGCAGATCCGGGCCGGCGCTGCTTCCGGACAGGATGAGACACTGACATGGCATGACCGGTTTGTCTACGGCTGGGATGCGGTCAAAGACATTATTGGCCGTGTCTGGAAATATGTGATTATCGGAATTGCCGTCGGGGCAGGCATCCATGGATTTGTTCCCGAGGGATTGATGGCCTCTATCATGGGCAAGGGAGACTGGTGGTCGGTTCCGCTTGCGACAATCGTCGGGGTGCCGATGTATTCCAACGCTGCCGGTATTATTCCCGTTGTGGAGGCGCTCCTGGGTAAGGGCGCCGCGCTTGGGACGGTTCTTGCCTTCATGATGTCGGTTATTGCACTGTCGCTGCCTGAGATGATCATTTTACGGAAGGTACTCAAACCGCGAATGATTCAGGTGTTTGTCGGTGTGGTTGGCGGCGGGATTCTGCTGGTCGGGTATCTGTTCAATATGATCATATGA
- a CDS encoding saccharopine dehydrogenase family protein translates to MSSVLIIGAGGAGNVVTKKCAQAEEVFTRICLASRTLEKCERIRKQIKRPIETAQVDADDVSQVVALINQFKPDIVINIALPYQDLSIMDACLETGVHYLDTANYEPPEEAKFCYQWQWEYHDRFREKGIMALLGSGFDPGVTSVFCAHAQKHHFDQINTIDILDCNAGSHGHPFATNFNPEINIREITQRGKYFEKGQWIEIDPMSLHLPFDYPQIGYRESYLLYHEEMESLCKNIPGVKRIRFWMTFGEQYLTYLRVLQDVGMTRIDPVDYEGHPVIPLKFLKEVLPVPSSLGLNYTGKTNIGCLINGIKDGKKKQYYVYNVCDHALCYKEVGAQAVSYTTGVPAMIGAKMIVTNTWQGKGVFNIEEFDPDPFMKDLNQYGLPWNEQELDPETNFFTGLSHAFNRID, encoded by the coding sequence ATGAGTTCGGTCTTAATCATTGGCGCCGGTGGCGCCGGAAATGTGGTGACTAAAAAATGCGCGCAAGCAGAAGAAGTATTTACCCGGATATGTCTTGCCAGCCGAACCCTTGAAAAATGCGAGCGTATTAGAAAACAGATTAAACGGCCTATTGAGACCGCCCAGGTCGATGCGGACGACGTTTCTCAGGTCGTGGCCCTGATCAATCAATTCAAACCGGATATCGTAATCAATATCGCCCTGCCCTATCAGGACCTTTCCATCATGGATGCCTGTCTGGAAACCGGGGTTCACTATCTGGATACCGCCAACTACGAGCCACCGGAGGAAGCCAAGTTCTGCTATCAATGGCAATGGGAATATCATGACCGATTCAGGGAAAAGGGCATTATGGCGCTGCTGGGCAGCGGGTTTGACCCCGGGGTTACCAGTGTATTCTGCGCTCATGCTCAGAAGCATCACTTTGATCAAATAAACACCATCGACATCCTCGACTGCAATGCCGGCTCCCACGGGCATCCTTTTGCGACGAATTTCAATCCGGAAATCAACATCCGCGAAATCACCCAGAGGGGAAAATATTTTGAAAAAGGCCAATGGATCGAAATTGATCCCATGTCCCTGCATCTGCCCTTTGATTACCCGCAAATCGGTTATCGGGAAAGTTACCTGCTGTATCACGAGGAGATGGAATCCCTTTGCAAAAACATTCCGGGAGTCAAACGGATCCGATTCTGGATGACATTCGGCGAACAGTACCTGACATACCTGCGGGTGCTTCAGGACGTGGGCATGACCCGGATCGACCCGGTGGATTACGAGGGACATCCGGTTATACCGCTGAAGTTTCTCAAAGAAGTGCTCCCGGTTCCGAGTTCCCTTGGCCTTAATTATACGGGCAAGACCAATATCGGTTGCCTGATCAACGGTATCAAGGACGGAAAGAAAAAGCAGTATTACGTGTATAATGTATGCGATCACGCACTGTGCTATAAAGAAGTCGGGGCCCAGGCCGTTTCCTATACCACCGGGGTACCGGCCATGATCGGCGCAAAAATGATTGTTACAAACACCTGGCAGGGCAAAGGCGTATTCAATATTGAAGAATTCGATCCGGACCCCTTTATGAAAGATCTGAATCAGTACGGACTGCCCTGGAACGAACAGGAGCTGGATCCTGAAACAAACTTTTTCACTGGTTTATCACACGCTTTTAACCGGATCGACTAA
- a CDS encoding NAD-dependent deacylase, which translates to MYQRAADILRSAKRVTAFTGAGISVESGIPTFRGKSGLWNRYDPKFLDINYFLTFPDECWGRIKEIFYDFFGQAKPNAAHYALHELEAMSLLDVVITQNIDNLHQEAGNSTVYEYHGTARFLVCMECGKKYHVSEVDLIKLPPCCISCGGILKPDFVFFGEGIPEPASSMSALEAEKSDVFLLIGTSGKVTPACYIPYMAKENGARIIEINTEASAYTHAISDVFLKGRATEVMEALMETLEGM; encoded by the coding sequence ATGTATCAACGAGCGGCAGATATTCTCAGGTCGGCAAAACGGGTTACGGCGTTTACCGGGGCAGGGATCTCCGTTGAAAGCGGTATTCCCACATTTCGCGGGAAGAGCGGTTTGTGGAACAGGTATGATCCCAAATTTCTCGATATCAATTATTTTTTAACGTTTCCGGATGAGTGCTGGGGCCGGATCAAAGAAATTTTTTATGATTTTTTCGGGCAGGCAAAACCCAACGCGGCCCATTATGCATTGCATGAGCTGGAGGCCATGTCTCTTCTGGATGTGGTCATTACCCAGAATATCGACAACCTCCATCAGGAAGCCGGCAATTCCACCGTGTATGAATATCATGGGACGGCCCGGTTTCTGGTCTGTATGGAATGCGGAAAAAAATATCATGTGTCGGAGGTGGATCTGATCAAACTGCCTCCGTGCTGCATATCCTGCGGCGGAATATTAAAACCGGACTTCGTCTTTTTTGGAGAAGGGATTCCCGAGCCGGCAAGTTCGATGTCAGCACTTGAAGCCGAAAAATCCGATGTGTTTTTATTGATTGGAACCAGCGGGAAAGTTACCCCGGCCTGCTACATTCCATACATGGCAAAGGAAAACGGCGCCAGGATAATCGAAATCAATACCGAGGCATCCGCTTACACCCATGCAATTTCGGACGTGTTCCTCAAGGGAAGAGCAACAGAGGTTATGGAAGCGTTGATGGAAACGCTGGAAGGGATGTAA
- a CDS encoding metalloregulator ArsR/SmtB family transcription factor, with amino-acid sequence MKTFIRVMKALSDPGRVKILKLLQHKMLCVCEIRKALDLAQPTVSKHLKILEDAGLVRSEKDGLWVNYYLSDGRSSPYAASLLGNLKHWLEDDQDLSEAVDKLPFIHREEICGR; translated from the coding sequence ATGAAAACGTTTATCAGGGTGATGAAAGCACTGTCAGACCCCGGCAGGGTAAAAATACTCAAGCTCCTGCAGCATAAAATGCTGTGCGTATGCGAAATCCGGAAGGCACTGGACCTTGCACAGCCTACAGTATCCAAGCATCTGAAGATCCTTGAGGATGCCGGCCTGGTACGTTCGGAAAAAGACGGGCTGTGGGTCAATTATTATCTGTCGGATGGCCGGTCGAGCCCCTACGCTGCCAGTCTGCTGGGAAATCTGAAGCACTGGCTTGAAGATGATCAGGACCTTTCCGAGGCAGTTGATAAACTGCCTTTCATTCATCGGGAAGAGATTTGCGGACGATAA